One Sulfurimonas sp. genomic window carries:
- a CDS encoding sugar phosphate nucleotidyltransferase — protein MKAVVMAGGFGTRIQPLTHSRPKPMLPIVNRPMMQHTMMMLRDLGISEFIVLLYFKPEIIQNYFGDGSDLGIKITYVVPDDDYGTAGAVRLAAEYIGDENFIVISGDLVTDFDFEKIFEFHKQKNSKLSIGLTSVENPLQFGVVIANEDNIIEKFLEKPSWGEVFSDTINTGIYIIEPEILNYIPKGENFDFAKNLFPLLMSRGIDLMGYNLEGYWRDVGNPESYREVYDDILNSRVNFKIEGIIKNYADGVLYSDEEYNLSSTVKILGTVVLGKNVKIKDSVKLNNVVIGDNVTISNNCCISNSVIWEDVKIKSGVKLDNAVICSNNIIDKNVTAKAGLILAEGCEVGELASFEQDVTIWPDKKIEAASIVSHNLVWGSRYKNSIFENGTVSGKSNVELSCEMATKLAEAFAAQLPMGVKVVVGRDYNKSSRMLKRAFLGGLLSAGIDVLDLKNAPISILRYTLANSPKLAGGAHFKQDVFNPANSEITLFNEESIRIDSNSAKNIEKAFFTEKFRRVDFSQIGEIKETIHFKECLNYKSAIESKINQNIIKCGTFKVAVDLMHGSTGDIFPNILNDIGVENIVLNAYYDEHKLSNFAALKKRSDENISKIVSSLNYNMGLMIYPNAQTICFVTDEGEVLDMVKGLLVVLHLLNMYSNDEKKRVFLPTWAPDIIRFENLDIQRGKYANFKAAQMREYSLVATVDGNFAFTEFGVSRDAIYASLKVMEMLSCSHLKLSEISKMIESFYYAQEKIDCTQALKGKIMRKFLKDAKGKKSSNQDGVKIWENETDWILMIPDQYNDHLNLYIQASSEENGVALLESYTQKIQNYAKDIA, from the coding sequence ATGAAAGCTGTAGTTATGGCGGGCGGATTCGGAACAAGAATCCAGCCTTTGACACATTCAAGACCAAAACCCATGTTACCGATAGTAAATAGACCGATGATGCAACACACTATGATGATGTTAAGAGATTTAGGCATCTCTGAATTTATAGTTTTACTCTATTTTAAACCTGAGATTATTCAAAATTACTTCGGTGACGGCAGTGATTTGGGCATAAAAATAACTTATGTGGTTCCTGATGACGATTACGGAACTGCCGGTGCCGTTAGACTTGCCGCCGAGTATATCGGAGATGAAAATTTTATAGTTATAAGCGGTGATTTGGTTACGGATTTTGATTTTGAAAAAATATTTGAATTTCATAAGCAAAAAAACTCAAAACTCTCTATCGGTCTGACATCCGTCGAAAATCCGCTTCAATTCGGCGTGGTAATAGCCAATGAAGATAATATTATAGAGAAATTTTTAGAAAAACCGAGCTGGGGAGAGGTCTTTAGCGACACTATCAATACCGGCATCTATATAATCGAGCCTGAAATATTAAACTATATTCCCAAGGGAGAGAATTTTGATTTTGCCAAAAATCTCTTTCCGTTGCTGATGAGCAGAGGTATTGATTTGATGGGATATAACTTGGAAGGGTACTGGAGAGATGTAGGAAATCCGGAGAGTTACCGCGAAGTATATGATGATATTTTAAACTCAAGAGTAAATTTTAAGATTGAGGGCATAATAAAAAATTATGCGGACGGCGTTTTATATAGCGATGAGGAGTATAATCTAAGCTCTACCGTCAAAATTTTGGGAACCGTCGTCCTTGGAAAAAATGTAAAAATAAAGGACAGCGTTAAACTAAACAATGTGGTAATCGGGGACAATGTAACCATAAGTAACAATTGCTGTATCTCAAATAGCGTCATTTGGGAAGATGTCAAAATCAAAAGCGGTGTAAAACTTGATAATGCCGTTATATGCAGTAATAACATAATCGATAAAAATGTAACCGCAAAAGCAGGACTTATTCTTGCCGAGGGTTGTGAAGTGGGGGAACTTGCCTCTTTTGAACAGGATGTCACTATCTGGCCTGACAAAAAGATAGAAGCGGCTTCAATCGTCAGCCACAATCTTGTATGGGGAAGCAGATATAAAAACTCCATTTTTGAAAACGGAACGGTATCGGGCAAGAGCAATGTCGAACTCTCATGCGAAATGGCTACCAAATTAGCCGAAGCTTTTGCCGCACAGCTTCCTATGGGCGTAAAAGTAGTAGTAGGGAGGGATTATAACAAAAGTTCCAGAATGTTAAAAAGGGCATTTTTAGGAGGACTTTTATCTGCCGGAATCGATGTTTTGGATCTAAAAAATGCGCCTATCTCCATTTTACGCTACACGCTTGCAAACAGCCCTAAATTAGCCGGCGGTGCACACTTTAAACAGGATGTTTTCAATCCTGCAAACTCAGAGATTACTCTTTTTAACGAAGAATCTATCCGCATCGACTCAAACAGTGCAAAAAACATAGAAAAAGCGTTTTTTACGGAGAAGTTCCGAAGGGTTGATTTTTCACAAATCGGAGAGATAAAAGAGACTATACACTTTAAAGAGTGCCTTAACTACAAATCTGCAATAGAGAGCAAAATAAACCAAAACATTATAAAGTGCGGCACATTTAAAGTTGCGGTTGATTTGATGCACGGCTCAACGGGGGATATATTTCCAAATATTTTAAATGATATCGGTGTCGAAAATATTGTGCTAAATGCTTACTATGACGAACATAAACTGTCAAATTTCGCTGCTTTAAAAAAACGCTCGGATGAAAATATTTCAAAAATAGTATCAAGTCTAAACTACAATATGGGATTGATGATATATCCAAATGCACAAACTATATGTTTCGTAACCGACGAAGGCGAAGTTTTGGATATGGTAAAAGGGCTATTGGTAGTTTTACATCTGCTTAATATGTACTCAAATGATGAGAAAAAAAGAGTCTTTTTACCTACTTGGGCGCCTGATATTATCCGTTTTGAGAATCTTGATATTCAAAGAGGAAAATATGCCAATTTTAAAGCTGCACAAATGAGGGAGTACTCTTTGGTAGCAACGGTTGACGGCAACTTTGCTTTTACCGAGTTTGGCGTATCAAGAGATGCCATTTATGCCAGTTTAAAAGTTATGGAGATGCTTAGCTGTAGCCACTTAAAACTCTCAGAGATATCAAAAATGATTGAGAGTTTTTACTATGCACAAGAGAAAATTGATTGCACGCAGGCTTTAAAAGGCAAAATAATGAGAAAATTTCTAAAAGATGCAAAAGGCAAAAAGTCATCTAACCAAGACGGCGTAAAAATTTGGGAAAATGAGACGGATTGGATTTTGATGATTCCCGATCAGTACAATGACCACCTAAATCTCTACATACAAGCAAGCAGCGAGGAGAACGGAGTTGCTTTACTTGAGAGTTATACCCAGAAAATTCAAAACTATGCAAAAGATATAGCGTGA
- a CDS encoding ORF6N domain-containing protein — MNNLVTMDKENISNKIHTIHGLIVMLDRDLAELYGVETRALKQAVKRNIDRFPNDFMFELTDEEMNFLVSQSVIPSKKSFGGARPFVFTEQGVSSLSAVLSSKIAVEIHIKIIRAFVEMRKIISSNSLLFSKMEALEKRQISYEIKTDTKIDYVLNALEEKTQKLDEGVFFDGQIYDAYAFINDLFRSAKNEVVLIDNYIDDTVFTLFSKYPALKIKIYTQTISKHLKLDYQKYQAQYQNIELQEFKNAHDRFMILDNKEVYHIGASLKDLGKKWFAFSKFDMGALEILKKLEKQI, encoded by the coding sequence ATGAACAACCTTGTAACAATGGACAAAGAAAATATCTCAAACAAAATACACACCATCCATGGGCTTATCGTGATGCTTGATAGAGACTTGGCAGAGCTTTATGGAGTAGAAACTAGGGCATTAAAACAAGCAGTTAAAAGAAATATTGATAGATTTCCTAATGATTTTATGTTTGAACTGACTGATGAAGAGATGAATTTTTTGGTATCACAATCTGTGATACCATCTAAAAAATCTTTTGGAGGTGCAAGACCATTTGTTTTTACAGAGCAAGGCGTCTCATCTCTTTCAGCTGTTTTATCCAGTAAAATAGCAGTGGAAATACACATAAAAATCATCAGAGCTTTTGTAGAGATGAGAAAAATCATCAGTTCAAATAGTCTGCTATTTTCAAAAATGGAAGCTTTAGAAAAACGACAAATTTCATACGAAATAAAAACCGACACAAAGATAGATTATGTTTTAAATGCTCTTGAGGAGAAAACGCAAAAACTAGATGAGGGGGTATTCTTCGATGGACAAATTTATGATGCCTATGCTTTTATTAATGATTTGTTTCGTAGTGCAAAAAATGAGGTAGTGCTGATAGATAACTACATCGACGACACCGTTTTTACACTTTTTAGCAAATATCCGGCGTTAAAAATAAAAATCTACACTCAGACTATCTCAAAACATCTAAAACTTGACTACCAAAAATATCAAGCACAATATCAAAACATAGAGCTTCAAGAGTTCAAAAATGCACATGACAGATTTATGATACTTGACAACAAAGAAGTGTATCATATAGGAGCTAGTTTGAAAGATTTGGGTAAAAAATGGTTTGCTTTTTCTAAGTTTGATATGGGTGCTTTAGAGATTTTAAAAAAATTGGAAAAACAGATATAA
- a CDS encoding alpha-amylase/4-alpha-glucanotransferase domain-containing protein, which translates to MKKVKLLFGVHMHQPVDNFGDAVDEAIELCYAPFFATMRNYPDFKFAVHASGWLLNEIKTKHPKIFQDMEYLTKKGSIEWVGAGYYEPVLSAIGSKDRRAQIDKLSVYLKKNLKSAPRGAWLTERVWESSIVPDLAACGLEYVVVDDYHFLSSGFDNSAMDGYYESEEGGEKIALFPISAALRYALPFFSVERSIEAILNCAKSDNSAAVIFDDMEKFGLWPKTHEWVYEKKWLERFVEAVLADERITTMHYKEYLHTNRSKGLAYLNNTSYFEMGEWSLKSHQNLALESLKKSVGEEYFKKEGVALIKGGIWKNFFIKYRESNHIHKRMMHHSLHQERLKKDALESLYKLQTNDVLWHGVFGGLYLPNLRDNAYRYLLEIEASLAKEKPAFSFFDIDKDGYEELKVLTKSLSLVFSSKYGAQLIEFGSLQKLFNWQNTLMRRHEAYHEKILHPTPKIHKESGGEDEIATIHNDEVAINENFKDELIYDWHPKYSFVDHICSDEFSFDSFKRASFNEVGDFANQPFEFDEEKMTFKREGGVYLDKKYDTSLTKKYGFSKSSLSLDLSTVSDFTHKLHYGTEFNFHFAHHHKVLINSQALGSGVVLKDIESIVLEDDYTQKSLKISLDKKCTVYAYILNTLSQNESGFELTAQQISLLFSIPFLSSLDLNISLEVCDV; encoded by the coding sequence ATGAAAAAAGTAAAATTACTCTTTGGCGTACATATGCATCAGCCCGTCGATAATTTCGGCGATGCCGTAGATGAGGCGATAGAGTTGTGTTATGCTCCTTTTTTTGCGACGATGAGAAACTACCCTGATTTTAAATTTGCAGTGCATGCAAGCGGATGGCTCTTAAATGAGATAAAAACAAAACATCCAAAAATATTTCAAGATATGGAGTATCTAACAAAAAAAGGCTCCATAGAGTGGGTGGGTGCAGGGTACTATGAACCGGTACTAAGTGCCATTGGCTCAAAAGACAGAAGAGCGCAGATAGATAAACTTAGCGTATATCTTAAGAAAAATCTAAAATCAGCTCCGAGAGGCGCTTGGCTTACGGAGAGAGTTTGGGAAAGCTCAATCGTACCTGATTTGGCAGCATGCGGCTTAGAATATGTAGTGGTTGATGATTATCACTTCTTAAGCAGCGGTTTTGATAACAGTGCGATGGATGGATACTATGAGAGCGAGGAGGGCGGAGAGAAAATAGCTCTGTTTCCTATCTCTGCAGCTCTTAGATACGCACTCCCGTTTTTTAGCGTTGAGCGTTCAATTGAGGCGATTTTAAATTGCGCAAAAAGCGATAATAGCGCCGCTGTCATATTTGACGACATGGAGAAATTTGGACTTTGGCCAAAAACACATGAGTGGGTTTATGAGAAAAAGTGGCTTGAGAGATTTGTAGAGGCAGTTTTGGCTGATGAGAGAATTACTACAATGCACTACAAAGAGTATCTTCATACAAACCGTTCAAAAGGTTTGGCATATCTAAATAACACATCATACTTTGAGATGGGAGAGTGGAGCCTAAAAAGTCATCAAAATCTAGCGTTAGAGTCTTTAAAAAAAAGCGTGGGGGAAGAGTACTTTAAAAAAGAGGGTGTGGCTCTTATCAAAGGCGGTATATGGAAAAACTTTTTTATCAAATACCGTGAGAGCAACCATATCCATAAAAGAATGATGCATCACTCCCTGCATCAAGAGAGACTTAAAAAAGATGCTCTTGAGAGTCTTTACAAACTCCAAACCAATGATGTTTTATGGCATGGTGTTTTTGGAGGATTGTACCTTCCAAATCTCAGGGATAACGCGTATAGGTATCTTTTGGAGATAGAAGCGTCACTTGCAAAAGAGAAGCCTGCTTTTTCATTTTTTGATATAGACAAAGACGGGTATGAGGAGCTAAAGGTTTTAACCAAGAGTTTAAGCCTTGTTTTTTCATCAAAATACGGCGCGCAGCTTATAGAGTTTGGCTCACTCCAAAAGCTCTTTAACTGGCAAAATACACTGATGCGCCGCCATGAAGCGTATCATGAGAAGATTTTACATCCGACGCCAAAAATTCATAAAGAGAGCGGCGGCGAAGATGAGATAGCCACCATACATAACGATGAGGTTGCCATTAATGAAAATTTCAAAGATGAGCTTATTTATGATTGGCATCCGAAATACTCATTTGTAGATCATATATGCAGTGATGAGTTCTCTTTTGACAGTTTTAAGAGAGCGAGCTTCAATGAAGTGGGCGATTTTGCAAATCAACCCTTTGAGTTTGATGAAGAGAAAATGACATTTAAAAGAGAGGGCGGAGTATATTTGGATAAAAAATATGATACCTCTCTTACTAAAAAGTATGGATTTAGCAAAAGCAGTTTATCTCTGGATTTAAGCACGGTGAGTGATTTTACCCATAAACTTCACTACGGCACAGAGTTTAATTTTCACTTTGCACACCACCATAAAGTGCTTATAAATTCTCAAGCACTAGGCAGCGGAGTCGTTTTAAAGGATATAGAGAGTATAGTTTTAGAAGATGATTACACGCAAAAATCTCTAAAAATCTCTTTGGATAAAAAATGCACCGTGTACGCTTATATCTTAAATACGCTTTCACAAAATGAGAGCGGCTTTGAACTGACCGCGCAACAGATATCGCTGCTTTTTTCTATACCGTTTTTGAGTTCGCTGGATTTAAACATATCACTGGAGGTTTGCGATGTCTGA
- a CDS encoding glycoside hydrolase family 57 protein yields the protein MNLSFIWHMHQPDYRDEFGIIQMPWVFLHAIKDYYDMPWMLTRHSGLKATFNITPPLIRQLKLYYENPQNNDKFLNLWLRDISSLNRTEYRWMIKICKSTPYETMVSKIAYYDELYKKDSYTNQEFFDLEILFLLSWCGVYLRTNNTVVKEMLKRESGFVYEDKLSLLRELTHFVKGIFDYYAELKNRDIISISTTPLNHPILPLLLDMNSAKIANPSTNIPKYHLSLKDDALLQITRAKELFTDTFGFLPDGFWPAEGAVDENSVALLSECGVKWIATDEEILFRSINSRDRASLYTPYEYQDMCIAFRDHHLSDLIGFTYKFWEPQRAAKDFVSHLWMISDQNEDATVFIILDGENAWEFYDNNAFDFFDELYKNLTALSWLNILHMQDVYRLPRKKLSKLHAGSWIHGEFNTWVGHKEKSRGWEMIFITKRDYEHHKDSLDDDTKAKITEHFLASECSDWFWWYGDDHFTEFGLEFDALFRSHLISIYNLMKIAPPSDLFEPIIQNRSSVDFLLKPQSYISPQINGTHGSFFEWIGSGVVHENRTSSTMDMPKSPVMKILYGQDDENIYFAFDADEQIMKSCNMLRLIIDPIGFNEEIDICDKKHYLSSHADITYEVAYEDRIEIRIDKSSIKKQKLDFRFELSSGGTVIQTLPGFGVLEIDMDSDFSDRWFV from the coding sequence GTGAATCTAAGTTTTATATGGCATATGCACCAACCGGATTATCGAGACGAATTTGGCATTATACAAATGCCGTGGGTATTTTTACATGCTATAAAAGATTACTATGATATGCCTTGGATGCTAACGAGACACAGCGGTCTTAAGGCTACTTTTAATATAACTCCGCCTCTAATACGACAACTGAAACTCTACTATGAAAATCCGCAAAATAACGATAAATTTTTAAACCTTTGGCTAAGAGATATAAGTTCACTAAACAGAACCGAATATCGCTGGATGATAAAAATCTGTAAAAGCACCCCTTATGAAACTATGGTATCTAAGATAGCCTATTATGATGAGCTGTACAAAAAAGATAGCTACACAAATCAAGAGTTTTTTGATTTGGAGATTTTATTTCTGCTCTCATGGTGCGGTGTTTATCTTAGAACAAACAATACAGTCGTAAAAGAGATGCTCAAAAGAGAGAGCGGTTTTGTCTACGAAGATAAACTCTCTTTATTGCGCGAGCTGACCCACTTTGTAAAAGGTATTTTTGATTATTATGCAGAGTTAAAAAACAGAGATATTATCTCTATCTCTACAACTCCGCTAAATCACCCGATTCTGCCGCTTCTGCTTGATATGAATAGCGCAAAAATCGCAAATCCCTCTACAAATATCCCAAAATACCATTTAAGCCTAAAAGATGATGCGCTATTGCAAATCACAAGAGCCAAAGAGCTGTTTACGGATACTTTTGGGTTTCTTCCCGACGGTTTTTGGCCTGCCGAGGGTGCGGTGGATGAGAATAGCGTAGCACTGCTTAGCGAGTGCGGAGTCAAATGGATAGCAACCGATGAAGAGATACTCTTTCGCTCAATAAATTCAAGAGACAGAGCATCTCTTTACACTCCGTATGAGTATCAAGATATGTGCATAGCTTTTAGAGACCATCACTTAAGCGATCTTATAGGTTTTACATATAAATTTTGGGAACCACAAAGAGCTGCCAAAGATTTTGTGTCTCATTTATGGATGATAAGTGATCAAAACGAGGACGCTACCGTTTTTATAATCCTTGACGGTGAGAATGCTTGGGAGTTTTATGACAATAACGCCTTTGACTTTTTTGACGAACTTTACAAAAACCTAACTGCTCTCTCTTGGCTAAATATACTTCATATGCAAGATGTTTATAGGCTTCCTAGAAAAAAATTAAGCAAACTCCATGCAGGCAGCTGGATACACGGAGAGTTCAATACTTGGGTAGGGCATAAAGAGAAGAGCCGCGGCTGGGAGATGATATTTATAACCAAAAGAGATTATGAGCATCACAAAGATTCACTTGATGATGATACGAAAGCCAAGATTACGGAGCATTTTTTAGCCTCCGAGTGTTCTGATTGGTTTTGGTGGTATGGGGATGACCACTTTACGGAGTTTGGTTTAGAATTTGACGCACTTTTTAGATCCCACCTTATCTCTATATACAACCTTATGAAAATAGCTCCTCCATCGGATCTCTTTGAACCGATTATACAAAACAGAAGTTCCGTAGATTTTTTACTAAAACCGCAATCATACATATCTCCTCAAATAAACGGAACACACGGTTCGTTTTTTGAGTGGATAGGCAGCGGCGTAGTACACGAAAATAGAACCTCATCAACTATGGATATGCCAAAAAGCCCTGTTATGAAGATATTGTACGGGCAGGATGATGAAAATATATACTTTGCTTTTGATGCAGATGAGCAGATAATGAAGAGCTGCAATATGCTCCGCCTTATCATAGATCCTATCGGTTTTAACGAAGAGATAGATATCTGCGATAAAAAGCACTATTTAAGCAGCCACGCTGATATTACTTATGAAGTTGCGTATGAAGATCGAATTGAGATTAGGATAGATAAAAGCTCCATAAAAAAGCAAAAGCTCGATTTTCGTTTTGAACTCTCAAGCGGCGGTACCGTTATACAGACACTGCCGGGTTTTGGAGTGCTTGAGATAGATATGGACAGCGATTTTAGCGATAGATGGTTTGTGTAG